A stretch of the Archangium violaceum genome encodes the following:
- a CDS encoding Ig-like domain-containing protein yields MSSWNGSRRAATMWAAVLLVVSVATGCGKQEGVDQGGSAQVQVTLSQELSSADVKGVRVEVRGPGISSPLSTELVPSGSAWQGTLGGIPSGTERVFEAFAYDAAGAVLYRGSSSPTSVGAGATVSVLLTLQQVSRPPPYENEPPRIDSVVVSATTVHPGGSVSLRVTAHDPNGDALSYAWTAAAGFFSSASSATTTWTAPPTEGVQRLQLDVTDAKGTSVSVNFDISVQLDGATGNADVSIGFNSWPRISTMQGTPSVLAEGGTTALSVTAVDAEGDALSYSWSTECVGTFSNPAASSPSFTLNAVPASGRCAFRVTASDGRGGQGVGTLVLQVGTTPRVNVAPRIDSFWQSAIEANGGEAVTLGLAAHDPEGKPVVFSWSTTSGTLRPPRWTAGSSEVEWVAPVCFDLPVAITGTVTDADGASVGYTFNIAPTESAKCGSFAVSGVRNTHFVQADGSVIVLPADLSTTVIGAWVPTLDGSSYVYRSGSGQANGTFLIPGVERTPYFLQFGATYLWTHSRNVDLSAATLGRPDVVEESAGTRLAIQLHGLSPWQVSDDLQLHSTGAGIGYFTRACSSPNLEPLEGTTVYMDDIDYGASLGNCGAAPARIEPAKGDFVYVTQNVLRFDMDAGLSSGLAINEARLGTQIHDVGSTDGGPDGGSFDGGSFDGGSVDAGSSGPGTILLKGTLWPLPTTRQAFDFRASQFETLALASHPSATLNDELVNVGTLPRFSEYGQYDGYPDLALATNYEPGQGDFRVVLQYGNPYPSHWQRIVTAQASALVPFSLTRADGSTTRTAYYQAAAYSQVQMMDGVTQTLVPQVGPPRDLRINGASATGNLSGVGPTPLVSWTGPALGTPTRYLVRLYELAATSTGGTSRRQVGFFYTTQTQFRPPPGFLVSGRTYMILLYAYSMPGANPDLPFVNGPSYHYASAFTGTFQP; encoded by the coding sequence ATGTCGTCATGGAATGGGAGCAGACGTGCCGCCACCATGTGGGCGGCCGTATTGCTGGTCGTATCCGTCGCCACGGGATGTGGAAAGCAGGAGGGTGTTGACCAGGGCGGGAGCGCGCAGGTCCAGGTCACGCTGTCACAGGAGCTCTCGAGCGCGGACGTGAAGGGGGTCCGTGTCGAGGTCCGGGGCCCTGGCATCTCGTCGCCCCTCTCGACCGAGCTGGTCCCGTCGGGGAGCGCGTGGCAGGGAACCCTCGGCGGCATCCCCTCGGGCACGGAGCGCGTCTTCGAGGCCTTCGCGTACGACGCGGCCGGGGCGGTCCTCTACCGGGGAAGCTCGAGCCCCACCTCGGTGGGCGCGGGGGCCACGGTGAGCGTCCTCCTGACGCTGCAGCAGGTGTCGCGCCCGCCTCCCTACGAGAACGAGCCACCGCGGATCGACTCCGTCGTGGTGTCCGCCACCACGGTGCACCCGGGCGGTTCCGTCAGCCTGAGGGTCACCGCGCATGATCCCAACGGAGACGCGCTGAGCTACGCCTGGACGGCGGCGGCGGGCTTCTTCAGCTCCGCCTCCTCCGCGACGACCACCTGGACGGCGCCCCCCACCGAGGGCGTGCAGCGGCTCCAACTGGACGTGACGGACGCGAAGGGCACGAGCGTCTCCGTCAACTTCGACATCAGCGTGCAGCTCGATGGGGCCACCGGGAACGCCGATGTGTCGATCGGTTTCAACTCCTGGCCGCGGATCAGCACCATGCAGGGGACGCCGTCCGTCCTGGCGGAAGGCGGGACGACGGCGCTCTCCGTCACGGCCGTGGACGCCGAGGGCGATGCCCTGTCCTACTCCTGGAGCACCGAGTGCGTGGGCACCTTCTCCAACCCGGCGGCGAGCTCCCCGTCCTTCACCTTGAACGCGGTGCCGGCTTCCGGCCGTTGTGCCTTTCGGGTGACGGCCTCGGACGGGCGCGGGGGCCAGGGCGTGGGCACCCTCGTCCTCCAGGTGGGGACCACGCCGCGTGTCAACGTGGCTCCCCGGATCGACAGCTTCTGGCAGAGCGCCATCGAGGCCAACGGGGGTGAGGCCGTGACGCTGGGCCTCGCCGCGCACGATCCCGAGGGCAAGCCCGTGGTCTTCTCCTGGAGCACGACCTCCGGGACGCTCCGGCCGCCCCGGTGGACCGCCGGCTCGAGCGAGGTGGAGTGGGTGGCGCCGGTGTGCTTCGACCTGCCCGTGGCGATCACCGGCACCGTCACGGACGCGGATGGGGCCTCGGTGGGGTACACCTTCAACATCGCCCCGACCGAGAGCGCGAAGTGCGGGTCGTTCGCGGTGAGCGGCGTACGCAATACCCACTTCGTCCAGGCCGATGGCTCGGTCATCGTGCTTCCGGCCGACCTGTCCACGACGGTCATCGGCGCGTGGGTGCCCACCCTGGATGGTTCGAGCTACGTCTACCGCTCCGGCTCCGGCCAGGCCAACGGCACCTTCCTCATTCCCGGCGTGGAGCGGACTCCGTACTTCCTCCAGTTCGGTGCCACCTACCTGTGGACCCACAGCCGGAACGTCGATCTCAGCGCCGCCACACTGGGCCGCCCCGACGTGGTGGAGGAGTCCGCGGGGACCCGGCTCGCCATCCAGCTCCATGGGCTCTCCCCCTGGCAGGTCTCGGATGACCTGCAGCTCCACTCGACGGGCGCGGGCATCGGCTACTTCACGAGGGCCTGCTCCTCGCCGAACCTGGAGCCCCTGGAGGGCACCACGGTCTACATGGACGACATCGACTACGGAGCGTCCCTCGGGAACTGCGGGGCCGCGCCCGCCCGGATCGAGCCGGCCAAGGGGGATTTCGTCTACGTCACCCAGAACGTGCTCCGCTTCGACATGGACGCGGGGCTCTCCTCGGGGCTGGCGATCAACGAGGCCCGCCTGGGCACCCAGATCCACGACGTGGGCTCGACCGACGGTGGACCGGACGGTGGTTCGTTCGATGGCGGCTCGTTCGATGGCGGGAGTGTCGACGCGGGGTCCTCCGGGCCGGGGACGATCCTGTTGAAGGGCACGCTGTGGCCCCTGCCGACCACGAGGCAGGCCTTCGATTTCCGCGCGTCGCAGTTCGAGACCCTGGCGCTCGCCTCTCATCCCAGCGCGACGCTGAATGACGAGCTCGTGAACGTTGGGACCCTGCCGCGCTTCTCGGAGTACGGCCAGTACGATGGCTACCCGGATCTCGCCCTCGCCACCAACTACGAGCCCGGGCAGGGCGACTTCCGCGTGGTCCTGCAGTACGGCAACCCGTACCCGAGCCACTGGCAGCGGATCGTCACCGCCCAGGCGAGCGCGCTCGTTCCCTTCTCGCTCACCCGGGCCGATGGAAGCACGACCCGTACGGCCTATTACCAGGCGGCGGCCTACTCGCAGGTTCAGATGATGGATGGGGTGACGCAGACGCTCGTGCCCCAGGTGGGCCCACCCCGCGACCTGCGCATCAACGGCGCGAGCGCGACGGGGAACCTCTCGGGCGTGGGGCCGACTCCGCTGGTGAGCTGGACGGGGCCGGCTCTGGGCACCCCGACCCGTTACCTGGTGCGGCTCTACGAGCTGGCCGCCACGTCCACCGGTGGCACGTCCCGGAGACAGGTGGGCTTCTTCTACACGACGCAGACCCAGTTCCGCCCCCCGCCCGGCTTCCTCGTCTCCGGGAGGACCTACATGATCCTGCTGTACGCGTACTCCATGCCGGGCGCGAACCCGGATCTGCCGTTCGTGAACGGGCCGAGCTATCACTACGCCTCGGCGTTCACGGGCACGTTCCAGCCCTGA
- a CDS encoding heparin lyase I family protein — translation MKKTLLLAEALIVLAGAGCGNPDDMVSNEPSETLGVASDSLTVQNCVPLSALSVLASGDDGAGSVATNTMDDKLDTRWSGPGKGAWIDYDLGSVKSISGAAIAWHQGNTRASTFTMSVSSDGMSYTQVYSGRSSGTTTAAETYAFTARSARRLRITVNGNTVNDWASITEARVCGASSTGSGVVWRGDFETGDRTQWSKTQMVSADRLQVIASPTRQGGYALKATVRQGDNPISSSGNRNELVRMTNEKEGDEFFYRWSTMFASNYPSANTWQLFTQWHHSGDSGSPPVEFYVNGETIYLRVQGSTVVWSTKLVRGQWQDFIFHVKWSAKSSVGFIELYHNGQLVLPKRNVATLYSGQTNYLKVGLYRNSSIAQEGVVYHDGWIQGRSLQDVQ, via the coding sequence TTGAAGAAGACCCTGCTGTTGGCCGAAGCGCTGATCGTCCTCGCTGGTGCTGGCTGTGGAAACCCCGATGACATGGTTTCCAACGAGCCGTCCGAGACATTGGGAGTCGCCTCCGACTCGCTGACAGTGCAGAACTGCGTCCCCCTCTCCGCGCTCTCGGTGTTGGCCTCGGGTGATGATGGTGCGGGCAGCGTGGCGACCAATACGATGGACGACAAGCTCGACACGCGCTGGAGCGGCCCCGGCAAGGGCGCGTGGATCGACTATGATCTGGGCTCGGTCAAATCCATCTCGGGTGCGGCCATCGCGTGGCACCAGGGCAACACGCGCGCCAGCACCTTCACGATGTCCGTCTCCTCGGACGGGATGAGCTATACGCAGGTCTACTCCGGCAGGAGCAGTGGCACGACGACTGCGGCGGAGACGTATGCCTTCACCGCGCGCAGCGCGCGCCGCCTGCGCATCACCGTCAACGGCAACACCGTGAACGACTGGGCGAGCATCACCGAGGCCCGCGTGTGCGGGGCTTCCTCGACGGGCTCCGGCGTGGTGTGGCGCGGCGACTTCGAGACGGGTGACCGCACCCAGTGGAGCAAGACGCAGATGGTCAGCGCGGACCGGCTGCAGGTGATTGCCTCTCCGACGCGGCAGGGAGGCTACGCCCTCAAGGCCACGGTGCGTCAGGGCGACAACCCCATCAGCTCCAGCGGCAACCGCAACGAGCTGGTGCGGATGACGAACGAGAAGGAGGGCGACGAGTTCTTCTACCGCTGGAGCACGATGTTCGCCTCGAACTACCCGAGCGCGAACACCTGGCAGCTCTTCACCCAGTGGCACCACAGCGGTGACAGCGGCTCTCCGCCGGTGGAGTTCTACGTCAACGGCGAGACCATCTACCTGCGCGTCCAGGGCAGCACCGTGGTGTGGAGCACGAAGCTGGTGCGCGGGCAGTGGCAGGACTTCATCTTCCACGTGAAGTGGTCGGCGAAATCGAGCGTCGGCTTCATCGAGCTGTACCACAACGGACAGCTCGTCCTGCCCAAGCGCAACGTCGCCACCCTGTACTCGGGGCAGACCAAC